A section of the Oryza sativa Japonica Group chromosome 1, ASM3414082v1 genome encodes:
- the LOC107277277 gene encoding LOW QUALITY PROTEIN: LEAF RUST 10 DISEASE-RESISTANCEUS RECEPTOR-LIKE PROTEIN KINASE-like 2.4 (The sequence of the model RefSeq protein was modified relative to this genomic sequence to represent the inferred CDS: deleted 2 bases in 1 codon): MAIIIPGSFHRSTALRVISVLFVLAVVVPDAGGRHQHHRHDCLPFTCGRLSNVSSPFRRRGDPSGCGFTSYELTCTDDKATIQIYEGTYSVTGINYSDSTFWVVDANISDSPNTLPQRIVPPYPTTTLNTGCHTIHIELEPASSRWSAFVNCSQEINNNEKYRPVACLNNTSRSFVYVLIGSIYSCYIDNLEPSCGHLAITPLHGNDTRVLEENPSCEDVVKIMRGGFAVRFPYTIDAAYSFKECRAETFRHFREEPASSAGIKYTMADTATFDIRYMACVIRVARLPAAVKLFVLLTIIAMWLLKWIAGKEIVYICTLAAFTNEICSGPTKSNSRYRYFTYSGWGGGGAPLVVMTFLAHKCWKKRITIDAVDKFLRMQLMLGPTRYAYTDITAITGHFRDEKLGQGGYGSVYKGVLLPGNIHVAVKILANYSCDGEEFINEVSTIGSIHHVNVVSLVGFCAEETRRALVYEYMPNGSLEKYIFSPEKSFSWEKLNEIALGIARGINYLHRGCEMQILHFDIKPHNILLDSKFIPKVADFGLAKLYPQDNSFVPVSAARGTIGYIAPEMISWSFGVISSKSDVYSFGMLLLEMVGGRRNSKQDMSSSSQAYYPSWVYNQLAQQELGEVVTSAFNMHELEKKLCIVGLHCIQMNSYDRPTMSEVIEMLEGDVDGLRLPSRPFFCDDEPMPHLVDVGFDRIDLAQSGTIN; the protein is encoded by the exons ATGGCGATCATTATTCCTGGTTCGTTCCATCGCTCAACCGCCCTGCGAGTCATCTCTGTATTGTTTGTGCTTGCAGTTGTCGTCCCAGATGCAGGTGGGCGGCATCAGCATCATCGGCATGACTGCCTTCCGTTCACCTGCGGCCGTCTTAGCAACGTGTCGTCTCCTTTCCGCCGGCGAGGTGACCCATCTGGATGCGGTTTTACATCCTACGAGCTGACTTGCACCGATGACAAGGCTACGATTCAGATCTACGAGGGAACGTACTCTGTGACGGGCATCAACTACAGTGATTCTACCTTCTGGGTTGTCGATGCCAACATCTCGGATTCACCTAACACACTTCCTCAGAGGATTGTTCCACCTTATCCAACTACAACCCTGAATACTGGTTGCCACACCATCCATATCGAGCTGGAGCCTGCTTCAAGTAGGTGGTCAGCCTTTGTGAATTGTTCGCAGGAAATAAACAACAATGAGAAGTACAGGCCTGTCGCTTGCCTGAATAATACCAGCCGTTCCTTCGTTTACGTGCTAATTGGCAGCATATACTCTTGTTATATTGATAATCTTGAGCCTTCGTGTGGGCACCTGGCCATTACTCCTTTGCACGGCAACGACACAAGAGTGCTAGAAGAGAATCCAAGCTGCGAGGATGTCGTCAAAATAATGAGAGGTGGATTCGCTGTTCGGTTTCCTTACACGATTGATGCTGCGTACTCTTTCAAGGAGTGCAGGGCAGAGACATTTCG ACATTTCCGAGAAGAACCAGCGTCTAGTGCAGGCATCAAGTACACTATGGCAGACACTGCGACGTTCGACATTCGTTACATGGCATGCGTAATCCGTGTAGCTAGATTACCTGCAGCTGTCAAATTGTTCGTTCTACTAACAATAATCGCCATGTGGCTTCTCAAGTGGATTGCTGGTAAAGAAATCgtgtatatatgtact CTAGCGGCATTCACAaatgagatttgctccggtccaacaaaaagtaactcgaggtaccggtacttCACG TATTcaggttgggggggggggggggcgccgcTGGTAGTAATGACATTCCTGGCACACAAGTGCTGGAAGAAGAGGATAACAATTGACGCAGTCGACAAGTTTCTTCGTATGCAACTGATGCTTGGACCAACGAGGTATGCCTACACCGATATCACTGCAATTACAGGTCACTTCAGGGAT GAGAAGCTCGGCCAAGGAGGCTATGGTTCTGTGTACAAGGGTGTTCTACTCCCAGGCAATATCCATGTTGCTGTCAAGATACTGGCCAACTATAGTTGTGACGGAGAAGAATTCATCAACGAGGTCTCCACCATTGGTAGTATCCATCATGTTAATGTTGTGTCGTTGGTGGGCTTTTGTGCCGAGGAAACAAGGAGAGCACTTGTGTACGAGTACATGCCCAATGGATCTCTGGAGAAGTACATCTTCTCGCCTGAGAAGAGTTTCTCTTGGGAAAAGCTCAATGAGATTGCACTGGGAATTGCTAGAGGAATAAACTATTTGCACCGAGGGTGTGAGATGCAAATTCTACATTTTGATATCAAGCCGCACAACATCCTTCTTGACAGCAAGTTCATTCCAAAAGTTGCTGATTTTGGCCTTGCCAAACTGTACCCACAGGATAATAGTTTTGTGCCTGTTAGTGCTGCACGAGGAACAATAGGTTATATTGCTCCTGAGATGATATCTTGGAGCTTTGGTGTCATATCTAGCAAATCTGACGTGTATAGCTTTGGAATGCTTCTGTTGGAGATGGTTGGAGGGCGAAGGAACTCTAAGCAGGATATGTCGAGCTCAAGCCAAGCGTATTATCCATCATGGGTGTATAATCAGCTGGCTCAACAAGAGTTGGGTGAGGTGGTTACTAGTGCCTTTAATATGCATGAGCTGGAAAAGAAGTTGTGTATTGTTGGGCTGCATTGCATTCAGATGAATTCCTATGATCGGCCGACGATGAGTGAGGTCATAGAGATGCTTGAAGGTGATGTTGATGGTCTGCGATTGCCTTCTAGGCCATTCTTCTGCGATGATGAACCTATGCCACATCTGGTGGATGTTGGATTTGATAGAATCGATTTGGCACAAAGTGGAACTATAAATTAA